A part of Aegilops tauschii subsp. strangulata cultivar AL8/78 chromosome 2, Aet v6.0, whole genome shotgun sequence genomic DNA contains:
- the LOC109742166 gene encoding uncharacterized protein, translating to MEQIDRVRNATQAAKGFASSSAGQLARIEGLVTVACILVGILVVSNSRRRHDGRFMARLVVWGAFMFNFPVISYTIGLMQSSSIRNELFVVWACFLLLLLGSADTMTAFSFNDSSQQTRSMMNQALHVVYLLFLILYYKGQLRGSFLVILFLLWCLSVVRLGLRCKAYRSTCRSRGLIRENQVMFEYMKYEPLNSPGIQGGVYNAETMEGYIYLVDGKEVKKVQYGEEVIRVSYREPETVVDVPGIDTAPDIAGAETGDAHQLRVDAEKTVDVARIWQCKGKLLQYGGDKGASRRRDLCLSFALFRILRLRFAVDHVGNIFFPFQSDKCRDFVVKGLLSDDEDLDRAFRVVEAELGFLFDFFYARYPSIKDTLAPDLIVYAAILATSIFTLFSPDLLKYQPTGVSANIFIHGFNLDLLVTRLVIVWYILLESYQFLSLFIFSDWHKVKMLCRYVRKESWHMALVEIPLKVLCYFTFSKYWKGSIGQYFILDNAHPHPVKSFLSWISLEALDSSLMTKSISLPLDVREAVLRQLKAIAGKVTDGRMWLYEMGIVDLDLDRDCLLGHTYARYIMTWHIATSICSYGKEVAELNARKQAAELIASKQENASKEAVELMKNHAVATKLSGYCAYLMAFKPDLVPDSTYTSLSMARGTLHNAREFLGKCKSNKEKYDKLIALGKIQSTNHEVRFLSEGARIAVYLVEKIKTEEERWRVLATFWANMMLWIGSSDRAVAHATSMATGGEFITLIWALLTHAYVVDKLQENGGNSGLHMQLNKNQDGQEATS from the coding sequence ATGGAACAAATTGATAGAGTGAGAAATGCGACCCAGGCAGCAAAGGGATTCGCCTCAAGCTCCGCCGGGCAGCTGGCGAGGATCGAGGGCCTGGTGACTGTGGCCTGCATCCTTGTCGGCATCCTTGTTGTGTCCAACTCGAGGCGACGCCATGACGGCCGTTTCATGGCCAGGCTCGTCGTCTGGGGCGCCTTCATGTTCAACTTCCCGGTGATCTCCTACACCATCGGCCTGATGCAGTCGTCGTCCATCCGGAACGAGCTCTTCGTCGTGTGGGcctgcttcctcctcctcctcctcggcagcgccGACACCATGACGGCATTCAGCTTCAACGACAGCAGCCAGCAGACAAGATCCATGATGAACCAGGCCCTGCACGTCGTCTACCTGCTGTTTCTGATACTCTACTACAAAGGTCAGCTCCGCGGCAGCTTCCTCGTGATTTTATTTCTGCTCTGGTGCTTAAGCGTTGTAAGGCTTGGCCTGAGGTGCAAGGCCTACCGGTCAACGTGCCGCTCCCGTGGGCTGATCAGGGAAAACCAGGTCATGTTCGAGTACATGAAGTACGAACCACTGAACAGTCCTGGTATCCAAGGTGGTGTCTACAACGCAGAAACCATGGAGGGGTACATCTACCTTGTCGACGGCAAGGAAGTGAAGAAGGTGCAGTATGGAGAAGAGGTCATACGCGTGTCTTACCGCGAGCCGGAAACGGTGGTGGACGTCCCCGGAATTGACACGGCGCCGGACATCGCCGGAGCTGAGACGGGAGATGCCCACCAATTAAGGGTGGATGCCGAAAAAACAGTAGACGTCGCAAGAATCTGGCAATGCAAAGGGAAGTTACTGCAATATGGCGGCGATAAAGGTGCTTCAAGGCGCAGGGATCTGTGTCTCTCCTTTGCTCTCTTCAGGATTCTCAGGCTAAGGTTTGCAGTTGATCATGTTGGCAATATATTCTTCCCCTTTCAGTCTGACAAGTGTCGAGATTTTGTTGTCAAAGGGCTCCTCTCGGATGATGAAGATCTCGATAGAGCATTCCGGGTAGTCGAGGCAGAGCTCGGCTTCCTCTTTGATTTCTTTTATGCTCGGTACCCGTCCATCAAAGACACCCTAGCTCCCGATTTGATTGTGTATGCTGCGATCCTTGCAACCAGCATATTTACTCTCTTCTCCCCAGACCTCCTCAAGTACCAGCCGACTGGGGTCAGTGCAAACATCTTCATCCATGGCTTCAATCTTGATCTTCTCGTCACTCGTTTGGTCATCGTCTGGTACATACTTCTCGAGTCGTACCAGTTCCTTTCGTTGTTCATCTTCTCCGACTGGCACAAGGTGAAGATGTTGTGCCGGTACGTGCGGAAGGAGTCATGGCACATGGCGTTAGTGGAGATCCCACTCAAGGTCCTGTGCTATTTCACCTTCTCAAAGTACTGGAAGGGAAGCATCGGCCAGTACTTCATCCTCGACAATGCCCATCCTCACCCGGTGAAGTCCTTCCTATCATGGATATCGCTCGAGGCCCTGGACTCATCACTGATGACCAAGTCCATCAGCTTGCCACTCGATGTGAGGGAAGCTGTCCTTCGCCAACTCAAGGCCATTGCCGGCAAGGTCACCGATGGAAGGATGTGGCTGTATGAGATGGGCATCGTCGACCTGGATCTCGATCGCGACTGCTTGCTTGGCCACACGTATGCCCGCTAcatcatgacatggcacatagcCACAAGCATCTGCagctacggcaaagaggtggcgGAGCTGAATGCCCGCAAACAGGCGGCGGAGCTGATTGCCAGCAAACAGGAGAATGCCAGCAAAGAGGCAGTTGAGCTCATGAAGAACCATGCGGTGGCTACTAAGCTGTCCGGGTACTGTGCATATCTGATGGCCTTCAAACCGGACCTGGTTCCGGACAGCACTTACACGAGCTTATCGATGGCCCGTGGTACGCTGCACAACGCCCGTGAGTTCCTTGGCAAATGCAAGTCCAACAAGGAGAAGTACGATAAACTGATCGCCTTAGGGAAGATACAGTCCACTAACCACGAGGTCCGCTTTCTGTCTGAGGGCGCGAGGATCGCTGTTTACCTCGTCGAAAAGATTAAGACCGAGGAGGAACGATGGAGGGTGCTTGCCACCTTCTGGGCGAACATGATGCTGTGGATCGGCTCATCGGACAGAGCAGTGGCACATGCCACCAGCATGGCAACCGGCGGGGAGTTCATAACACTCATATGGGCTCTGCTCACACATGCCTACGTGGTAGACAAGCTTCAGGAGAATGGTGGTAACTCAGGATTGCATATGCAGCTGAATAAAAATCAGGATGGGCAAGAGGCGACAAGCTGA